The proteins below are encoded in one region of Paenibacillus sp. YYML68:
- a CDS encoding UDP-glucose--hexose-1-phosphate uridylyltransferase, with product MNETVSAGIHSEQAAHAIEQLLQFGIQQKLLEPLDAVAARNGLLELLQLEEPYTGGVAPLATERVSDLLTPLLDYAVQAGVLEDNNTTLRDLLDARMMGLLMPRPSELVHRFWATSRREGIERATDDFYKLSIDSNYIRMDRIARNMYWLAPTAFGSLEITVNLSKPEKDPKEIAMLKHAKQSHYPKCLLCVDNVGYAGRLNHPARQNLRVIPLELGGEAWYFQYSPYVYYNEHSIIFDGEHRPMKLSRQTFERLIDFVEQFPHYFIGSNADLPIVGGSILSHDHFQAGRHRFPMELSEIEARFVSAQYPSVKLGIVKWPMSVLRLSSHNRGQLLEAAAAILDGWRTYSDPDSGIEAFTGEGEQAVPHNTVTPIARNNSAGEYELDLVLRNNRTSDEHPDGIFHPHQDLHHIKKENIGLIEVMGLAVLPGRLKEELELAAQLLTGKSPLDSSITDDASHPLHKHAPWLSELVAEHGTGLAEAQAKTVLQEAVGRKFERVLRDAGVYKCDEQGRDAFVRFVNAFGFH from the coding sequence ATGAACGAGACCGTAAGTGCGGGAATACACAGTGAGCAGGCTGCGCATGCGATCGAGCAGCTGCTGCAATTCGGCATACAACAGAAGCTGCTCGAGCCGCTGGATGCGGTTGCGGCGCGCAACGGACTGCTGGAGCTGCTGCAGCTGGAGGAGCCTTATACGGGTGGGGTTGCACCGCTTGCGACCGAGCGTGTCTCCGACCTGCTGACACCGCTGCTGGATTATGCAGTACAGGCAGGCGTGCTCGAGGACAACAATACGACACTTCGGGATTTGCTCGACGCCCGCATGATGGGCCTCTTGATGCCGCGTCCGTCGGAGCTCGTTCATCGCTTCTGGGCAACCTCTAGACGCGAGGGGATCGAGCGGGCGACGGACGATTTTTACAAGCTCAGCATAGATTCCAACTATATTCGGATGGACCGGATTGCAAGGAACATGTATTGGCTGGCTCCGACGGCATTCGGCTCGCTGGAGATTACGGTGAACTTGTCGAAGCCGGAGAAGGACCCGAAGGAAATTGCGATGCTGAAGCACGCGAAGCAAAGCCATTATCCGAAATGTCTGCTCTGCGTGGACAATGTCGGCTACGCTGGCAGACTGAATCATCCAGCGAGACAAAACTTGCGGGTCATTCCGCTCGAGCTCGGCGGCGAAGCCTGGTACTTCCAATACTCGCCATACGTGTATTATAACGAGCACAGCATCATCTTCGACGGGGAGCACCGTCCGATGAAGCTGTCGCGCCAAACGTTCGAGCGGCTGATCGACTTCGTCGAGCAATTCCCGCATTATTTCATCGGCTCGAATGCTGACCTGCCGATCGTCGGCGGCTCGATACTGAGCCACGATCATTTCCAGGCTGGTCGTCACCGGTTCCCGATGGAGCTGTCGGAGATTGAGGCGAGGTTCGTATCGGCACAATATCCGAGCGTTAAGCTTGGCATTGTCAAGTGGCCGATGTCGGTGCTCCGGCTCTCCAGCCATAACCGCGGTCAGCTGCTGGAGGCGGCTGCCGCTATATTGGATGGCTGGCGTACCTACAGCGACCCGGACAGCGGCATTGAGGCGTTCACCGGAGAAGGCGAGCAGGCGGTGCCGCACAATACGGTGACGCCGATTGCAAGGAATAACTCAGCGGGTGAGTATGAGCTCGATCTTGTATTGCGTAACAATCGCACGAGCGATGAGCACCCGGACGGTATCTTCCATCCGCATCAGGACCTGCATCACATTAAGAAGGAAAATATCGGCCTCATCGAGGTGATGGGACTCGCGGTGCTTCCCGGCCGTCTGAAGGAGGAGCTGGAGCTGGCCGCTCAGCTGCTTACCGGTAAGTCGCCGCTCGACAGCTCGATAACCGATGATGCCAGCCATCCGCTGCACAAGCATGCCCCTTGGCTGTCAGAGCTCGTAGCTGAGCATGGGACGGGTCTTGCCGAGGCACAGGCGAAGACGGTACTGCAGGAGGCGGTCGGCCGCAAGTTCGAGCGCGTACTGCGCGATGCTGGCGTCTACAAGTGCGATGAACAGGGCCGTGACGCATTTGTTCGGTTCGTCAATGCGTTCGGCTTTCATTAA